A genome region from Triticum aestivum cultivar Chinese Spring chromosome 2B, IWGSC CS RefSeq v2.1, whole genome shotgun sequence includes the following:
- the LOC123044695 gene encoding uncharacterized protein isoform X2: protein MFSIFTPVSAGDTVAKHLHPFPHTLARIPPSLTLARITGAGVLSLAPLSPAPPLPELLARPRRRHPLPRVRRRRSPTPAPLLKMRFPPLRPSDLQWRSSICCGDYQDGTTELLLPVACPELLLPVAYPELLLSVVCLDLLLQAMPTSPSPSRSSSSSSSVTSPPQHHRRGAGRGRGGWALLQGLQPSQSRAGSSSSRLTGMVQMWWSISFGMGMNRPKFRFFVAFFGWSEIEV, encoded by the exons ATGTTTTCCATTTTTACCCCCGTGTCGGCCGGGGACACGGTAGCGAAACATCTGCATCCCTTCCCTCACACGCTCGCCCGCATCCCTCCCTCTCTCACGCTCGCCCGCATCACCGGCGCCGGCGTCCTCTCCCTTGCACCTCTCTCGCCCGCGCcgcctctccccgagctcctcgcTCGCCCGCGTCGTCGGCACCCTCTCCCTCGCGTGCGTCGCCGGCGCTCTCCAACACCAGCTCCATTGTTAAAAATGCGATTTCCCCCCCTCCGGCCCTCCGATCTGCAGTGGCGGTCCTCGATCTGCTGCGGCGACTATCAAGACGGCACGACGGAGCTGTTACTGCCTGTCGCCTGCCCAGAGCTTCTGTTGCCGGTTGCCTACCCGGAGCTGTTGCTGTCGGTCGTCTGCCTGGATCTGCTTCTTCAGGCGATGCCCACATCGCCGTCTCCCTcccgctcctcttcctcctcctcgtcggttACTTCACCACCTCAGCATCACCGGCGGGGGGCTGGGAGGGGGAGGGGTGGATGGGCCCTTCTTCAAGGCCTACAACCATCACAGAGCAGAGCAGGAAGCTCGTCTTCGAG ATTAACAGGTATGGTGCAGATGTGGTGGAGTATATCTTTTGGAATGGGCATGAACCGGCCAAAGTTCAG
- the LOC123044695 gene encoding uncharacterized protein isoform X1 — protein MFSIFTPVSAGDTVAKHLHPFPHTLARIPPSLTLARITGAGVLSLAPLSPAPPLPELLARPRRRHPLPRVRRRRSPTPAPLLKMRFPPLRPSDLQWRSSICCGDYQDGTTELLLPVACPELLLPVAYPELLLSVVCLDLLLQAMPTSPSPSRSSSSSSSVTSPPQHHRRGAGRGRGGWALLQGLQPSQSRAGSSSSRRGFTVAASINRYGADVVEYIFWNGHEPAKVQVLRCLLRVE, from the exons ATGTTTTCCATTTTTACCCCCGTGTCGGCCGGGGACACGGTAGCGAAACATCTGCATCCCTTCCCTCACACGCTCGCCCGCATCCCTCCCTCTCTCACGCTCGCCCGCATCACCGGCGCCGGCGTCCTCTCCCTTGCACCTCTCTCGCCCGCGCcgcctctccccgagctcctcgcTCGCCCGCGTCGTCGGCACCCTCTCCCTCGCGTGCGTCGCCGGCGCTCTCCAACACCAGCTCCATTGTTAAAAATGCGATTTCCCCCCCTCCGGCCCTCCGATCTGCAGTGGCGGTCCTCGATCTGCTGCGGCGACTATCAAGACGGCACGACGGAGCTGTTACTGCCTGTCGCCTGCCCAGAGCTTCTGTTGCCGGTTGCCTACCCGGAGCTGTTGCTGTCGGTCGTCTGCCTGGATCTGCTTCTTCAGGCGATGCCCACATCGCCGTCTCCCTcccgctcctcttcctcctcctcgtcggttACTTCACCACCTCAGCATCACCGGCGGGGGGCTGGGAGGGGGAGGGGTGGATGGGCCCTTCTTCAAGGCCTACAACCATCACAGAGCAGAGCAGGAAGCTCGTCTTCGAGGCGAGGATTTACTGTAGCCGCTTCA ATTAACAGGTATGGTGCAGATGTGGTGGAGTATATCTTTTGGAATGGGCATGAACCGGCCAAAGTTCAG